The proteins below are encoded in one region of Catharus ustulatus isolate bCatUst1 chromosome 21, bCatUst1.pri.v2, whole genome shotgun sequence:
- the TSC1 gene encoding hamartin isoform X2, which translates to MAQQGNVGELLSMLDSPILGVLEDITTAFKDNLICDRGPMLVNNLVDYYLETNSQQALHILSTLQEPHDKHLLDKINDYMGKAATRLPTLSLLGHVIRRQPSWKHKLSQAPLLLSLLKCLKTDTDVVVLTTGVLVLITMLPMIPQSGKQYLHDFFGIFGRLSAWCLQNPGHVAEIYLVHLHASVYSLFHRLYGMYPCNFVSFLRSHYSMKENLETFEEVVKPMMEHVRIHPELVTGSKDHELDPRRWKRLETHDVVIECAKISLDPAEASYEDGYYSVSRKLCTSLKHHQTDPSASSYIDTQSSYGTSTPYSTPRLTLSQMPGQLPQILSPQSTRLSTEPQQVTIWSPSAVCGMTTPPTSPGVVPSESSQSASQPYSKAFGTSAGGKGTPLGTPATSPPPPCTSDDFVHVSLPSAAATPPKKEDKPDSGRPLLYRQQNVTNSDKSLDIPSSKSSVTLSDLAEFLGGLSFEDSAEKDREEDAISKEISEITTDAEHMVPRGGFDSPFYRTNESLSGSQKKTHSAASSVQGHSQTSEPLTSLDKPGPEGARETPKQTFTPIDKPCGGPGESPAGNREGTSGEPSILTPSPCKVPAQRRVVFGSGQPPLYEHLFEVALPKTAYLFVGKKTEELLKKAKGTQDEDCMSSTSPVEVLDRLIQQGADAHTKELNKLSLPSKSADWTHFGGSPPSDEIHTLRNQLLLLHNQLLYERFKRQQHALRNRRLLRKVIKATALEEHNAAMKDQLKLQEKEIQALKLSLQKEQARYHQFQEEHDNIVAQLHSQIRQLQHDREEFYNQSQELQTKLEDCRNMIADLRLELKKANNKVCHTELLLSQVSQKLSNSESVQQQMEFLNRQLLVLGEVNELYLEQLQHKHTDTTKEVEMLHAAFRKELEKAKSCVQQQSQRLDASQKRIAELESQLAKKDHLFLEQKKYLEDVKIQARGQLQAVESRYKAQKRITQAFELEILDLFGRLEKSSLLKKLEDDKTEAAEAAEERLDCGNEDTAGHSEETMGRNGETKPPSTRGSSSSKGGSSSSELSTPEKPQNQRLSSRWDTSVLLEPSTAVPLTVGSLPSSKSFLGMKARELFRNKSESQCDEEGVTINRLSDALKTELYKDPSMESKAPPSPDNLSPKLQESSVGQLHIMDYNETHHDHS; encoded by the exons ATGGCACAGCAAGGAAATGTTGGTGAGCTCCTCTCAATGCTGGATTCTCCAATTCTGGGTGTCCTGGAAGATATAACAACTGCATTCAAAGATAATCTCATTTGTG ACCGTGGGCCTATGCTTGTCAACAACCTGGTGGACTATTACTTGGAAACCAACTCTCAGCAGGCACTGCATATTCTGTCCACCCTGCAAGAGCCTCAtgacaag CATCTACTGGACAAAATTAATGATTATATGGGCAAAGCTGCTACTCGTTTACCCACCCTCTCTCTGCTGGGACATGTGATAAGACGACAACCATCTTGGAAACACAAACTTTCTCAAGCACCTCTCCTGCTTTCATTACTTAAATGTCTCAAG ACTGACACAGATGTAGTAGTACTCACCACAGGTGTCCTAGTGCTAATAACCATGTTGCCAATGATTCCTCAGTCTGGCAAACAGTACCTTCATGATTTCTTTGGTATCTTTGGGCGTCTCTCAGCCTGGTGCTTGCAGAATCCAG GTCATGTGGCAGAGATTTATCTTGTCCATCTTCATGCCAGCGTTTATTCTCTCTTTCATCGTCTGTATGGAATGTATCCTTGCAATTTTGTCTCCTTTCTGCGCTCTCACTACAGTATGAAGGAAAACCTGGAGACCTTTGAAGAAGTAGTCAAG CCAATGATGGAACATGTGCGAATTCATCCGGAGTTAGTGACTGGATCCAAGGACCATGAACTGGACCCACGAAG GTGGAAAAGACTAGAAACTCATGATGTTGTGATAGAATGTGCCAAAATCTCCCTGGACCCTGCAGAAGCCTCGTATGAAGATGGTTATTACTCTGTGTCTCGGAAACTCTGCACAAGCTTAAAACATCATCAAACTgaccccagtgccagctcttACAttgacacacagagcagctaTG ggaCTTCTACCCCATATTCCACTCCTCGGTTAACACTATCACAAATGCCAGGGCAGCTACCTCAGATTCTGAGCCCACAGTCCACGAGGCTGTCAACTGAGCCACAGCAG GTCACCATCTGGAGCCCTTCTGCAGTGTGTGGTATGACCACGCCGCCGACGTCCCCCGGCGTTGTCCCATCAGAGTCATCCCAGTCTGCATCACAGCCCTACAGCAAAGCTTTTGGCACATCTG CAGGGGGGAAAGGAACACCTTTGGGAACACCAGCCACATCTCCTCCTCCACCCTGCACTTCAGATGACTTTGTGCATGTTTCActcccttcagctgctgccacaccTCCTAAAAAG gaggACAAACCAGATTCTGGGAGGCCTTTACTGTACCGACAGCAAAATGTCACAAACAGCGATAAATCATTGG acataCCCAGTAGTAAAAGTTCAGTAACCTTAAGTGATCTTGCAGAGTTTTTAGGTGGGTTGTCGTTTGAAGATAGCGCTGAGAAGGACAGAGAGGAAG ATGCAATATCTAAAGAGATCTCGGAGATCACGACCGATGCTGAACACATGGTGCCTAGAGGAGGATTTGACTCCCCGTTTTACCGCACAAACGAAAGTCTGTCCGGCTCTCAGAAGAAGACCCACTCAGCAGCCTCCAGTGTTCAGGGACACAGTCAGACCTCTGAGCCTTTAACATCTCTGGACAAGCCTGGGCCTGAGGGTGCACGGGAAACACCCAAACAAACGTTTACTCCCATAGACAAGCCCTGTGGAGGCCCTGGGGAAAGccctgctgggaacagggaaggAACCTCTGGGGAGCCGAGTATTCTCACTCCCAGCCCTTGTAAAGTACCAGCACAGAGGAGAGTGGTGTTTGGGAGTGGGCAGCCTCCCCTCTATGAGCACCTCTTCGAGGTTGCATTACCAAAGACTGCCTACCTCTTTGTTGGCAAGAAGACTGAGGAGCTGCTAAAGAAAGCCAAGGGAACCCAGGATGAAGACTGTATGTCCTCGACTTCTCCTGTGGAAGTGCTGGACAGGCTGATTCAGCAAGGAGCAGATGCACACACTAAGGAGCTGAACAA gttGTCTCTGCCAAGCAAATCTGCTGACTGGACTCACTTTGGAG GTTCTCCCCCCTCAGATGAGATTCACACCCTGAGGAACCAACTGCTTCTGCTGCACAACCAGCTGCTGTACGAGCGCTTCAAGAGGCAGCAGCACGCGCTGCGCAACCGCCGCCTCCTGCGCAAAGTCATCAAAGCCACGGCTCTGGAGGAGCACAACGCTGCCATG AAAGATCAGctgaaactgcaggaaaaggagatcCAGGCCTTGAAACTGAGTCTGCAGAAAGAACAAGCAAGGTACCACCAGTTTCAGGAGGAACATGATAATATTGTGGCTCAGCTTCACAGCCAGATCCGACAGCTGCAGCACGACCGGGAGGAATTCTACAACCAGAGCCAGGAATTGCAG ACCAAGCTGGAAGACTGCAGGAACATGATAGCAGATCTGAGGTTAGAGTTAAAGAAGGCAAACAACAAGGTGTGTCACACTGAATTGCTGCTTAGCCAAGTTTCTCAAAAG ctttcCAACAGTGAATCGGTGCAACAGCAGATGGAGTTCTTGAACAGGCAGCTGCTGGTCCTGGGGGAGGTCAATGAGCTgtacctggagcagctgcagcacaagcaCACAGACACTACAAAG GAGGTTGAAATGTTGCACGCTGCTTTTCGGAAAGAACTGGAGAAAGCAAAGTCGTGTGTTCAGCAGCAAAGCCAAAGGCTGGATGCTTCCCAGAAAAGGATAGCTGAACTGGAATCTCAGCTTGCAAAAAAGGACCACCTCTTCCTGGAGCAAAAGAAATACCTGGAAGATGTTAAAATCCAAGCAAG GGGTCAGCTGCAGGCAGTAGAAAGCAGGTACAAGGCCCAGAAAAGAATCACCCAGGCATTTGAGCTGGAGATCTTGGATCTGTTTGGGCGGCTGGAGAAGAGCAGCCTACTGAAAAAACTTGAAGATGATAAAACAGaagcagctgaagcagcagaagaaag GCTGGATTGTGGTAATGAAGATACAGCAGGACACAGTGAAGAAACAATGGGTAGAAATGGAGAGACCAAACCTCCCAGCACCCGAGGCAGCAGTAGCAGTAaggggggcagcagcagcagcgagctCTCCAccccagaaaaaccccagaacCAGAGGCTGAGCAGTCGCTGGGACACATCCGTGTTGCTGGAGCCCTCAACCGCTGTCCCACTGACTGTAGGCTCACTCCCCAGCTCCAAGAGCTTCCTTGGAATGAAGGCACGAGAATTATTTCGCAACAAGAGTGAGAGCCAGTGTGATGAGGAGGGGGTCACCATCAACAGGCTGTCTGATGCCCTAAAGACTGAACTATATAAAGATCCAAGCATGGAGTCAAAGGCCCCTCCAAGCCCCGATAACCTCTCGCCTAAGCTCCAGGAAAGCAGTGTTGGACAGCTTCATATCATGGACTACAATGAAACTCATCATGACCACAGTTAA
- the TSC1 gene encoding hamartin isoform X1, with the protein MAQQGNVGELLSMLDSPILGVLEDITTAFKDNLICDRGPMLVNNLVDYYLETNSQQALHILSTLQEPHDKHLLDKINDYMGKAATRLPTLSLLGHVIRRQPSWKHKLSQAPLLLSLLKCLKTDTDVVVLTTGVLVLITMLPMIPQSGKQYLHDFFGIFGRLSAWCLQNPGHVAEIYLVHLHASVYSLFHRLYGMYPCNFVSFLRSHYSMKENLETFEEVVKPMMEHVRIHPELVTGSKDHELDPRRWKRLETHDVVIECAKISLDPAEASYEDGYYSVSRKLCTSLKHHQTDPSASSYIDTQSSYGTSTPYSTPRLTLSQMPGQLPQILSPQSTRLSTEPQQVTIWSPSAVCGMTTPPTSPGVVPSESSQSASQPYSKAFGTSAGGKGTPLGTPATSPPPPCTSDDFVHVSLPSAAATPPKKEDKPDSGRPLLYRQQNVTNSDKSLDIPSSKSSVTLSDLAEFLGGLSFEDSAEKDREEDAISKEISEITTDAEHMVPRGGFDSPFYRTNESLSGSQKKTHSAASSVQGHSQTSEPLTSLDKPGPEGARETPKQTFTPIDKPCGGPGESPAGNREGTSGEPSILTPSPCKVPAQRRVVFGSGQPPLYEHLFEVALPKTAYLFVGKKTEELLKKAKGTQDEDCMSSTSPVEVLDRLIQQGADAHTKELNKLSLPSKSADWTHFGGSPPSDEIHTLRNQLLLLHNQLLYERFKRQQHALRNRRLLRKVIKATALEEHNAAMKDQLKLQEKEIQALKLSLQKEQARYHQFQEEHDNIVAQLHSQIRQLQHDREEFYNQSQELQTKLEDCRNMIADLRLELKKANNKVCHTELLLSQVSQKLSNSESVQQQMEFLNRQLLVLGEVNELYLEQLQHKHTDTTKEVEMLHAAFRKELEKAKSCVQQQSQRLDASQKRIAELESQLAKKDHLFLEQKKYLEDVKIQARGQLQAVESRYKAQKRITQAFELEILDLFGRLEKSSLLKKLEDDKTEAAEAAEESRLDCGNEDTAGHSEETMGRNGETKPPSTRGSSSSKGGSSSSELSTPEKPQNQRLSSRWDTSVLLEPSTAVPLTVGSLPSSKSFLGMKARELFRNKSESQCDEEGVTINRLSDALKTELYKDPSMESKAPPSPDNLSPKLQESSVGQLHIMDYNETHHDHS; encoded by the exons ATGGCACAGCAAGGAAATGTTGGTGAGCTCCTCTCAATGCTGGATTCTCCAATTCTGGGTGTCCTGGAAGATATAACAACTGCATTCAAAGATAATCTCATTTGTG ACCGTGGGCCTATGCTTGTCAACAACCTGGTGGACTATTACTTGGAAACCAACTCTCAGCAGGCACTGCATATTCTGTCCACCCTGCAAGAGCCTCAtgacaag CATCTACTGGACAAAATTAATGATTATATGGGCAAAGCTGCTACTCGTTTACCCACCCTCTCTCTGCTGGGACATGTGATAAGACGACAACCATCTTGGAAACACAAACTTTCTCAAGCACCTCTCCTGCTTTCATTACTTAAATGTCTCAAG ACTGACACAGATGTAGTAGTACTCACCACAGGTGTCCTAGTGCTAATAACCATGTTGCCAATGATTCCTCAGTCTGGCAAACAGTACCTTCATGATTTCTTTGGTATCTTTGGGCGTCTCTCAGCCTGGTGCTTGCAGAATCCAG GTCATGTGGCAGAGATTTATCTTGTCCATCTTCATGCCAGCGTTTATTCTCTCTTTCATCGTCTGTATGGAATGTATCCTTGCAATTTTGTCTCCTTTCTGCGCTCTCACTACAGTATGAAGGAAAACCTGGAGACCTTTGAAGAAGTAGTCAAG CCAATGATGGAACATGTGCGAATTCATCCGGAGTTAGTGACTGGATCCAAGGACCATGAACTGGACCCACGAAG GTGGAAAAGACTAGAAACTCATGATGTTGTGATAGAATGTGCCAAAATCTCCCTGGACCCTGCAGAAGCCTCGTATGAAGATGGTTATTACTCTGTGTCTCGGAAACTCTGCACAAGCTTAAAACATCATCAAACTgaccccagtgccagctcttACAttgacacacagagcagctaTG ggaCTTCTACCCCATATTCCACTCCTCGGTTAACACTATCACAAATGCCAGGGCAGCTACCTCAGATTCTGAGCCCACAGTCCACGAGGCTGTCAACTGAGCCACAGCAG GTCACCATCTGGAGCCCTTCTGCAGTGTGTGGTATGACCACGCCGCCGACGTCCCCCGGCGTTGTCCCATCAGAGTCATCCCAGTCTGCATCACAGCCCTACAGCAAAGCTTTTGGCACATCTG CAGGGGGGAAAGGAACACCTTTGGGAACACCAGCCACATCTCCTCCTCCACCCTGCACTTCAGATGACTTTGTGCATGTTTCActcccttcagctgctgccacaccTCCTAAAAAG gaggACAAACCAGATTCTGGGAGGCCTTTACTGTACCGACAGCAAAATGTCACAAACAGCGATAAATCATTGG acataCCCAGTAGTAAAAGTTCAGTAACCTTAAGTGATCTTGCAGAGTTTTTAGGTGGGTTGTCGTTTGAAGATAGCGCTGAGAAGGACAGAGAGGAAG ATGCAATATCTAAAGAGATCTCGGAGATCACGACCGATGCTGAACACATGGTGCCTAGAGGAGGATTTGACTCCCCGTTTTACCGCACAAACGAAAGTCTGTCCGGCTCTCAGAAGAAGACCCACTCAGCAGCCTCCAGTGTTCAGGGACACAGTCAGACCTCTGAGCCTTTAACATCTCTGGACAAGCCTGGGCCTGAGGGTGCACGGGAAACACCCAAACAAACGTTTACTCCCATAGACAAGCCCTGTGGAGGCCCTGGGGAAAGccctgctgggaacagggaaggAACCTCTGGGGAGCCGAGTATTCTCACTCCCAGCCCTTGTAAAGTACCAGCACAGAGGAGAGTGGTGTTTGGGAGTGGGCAGCCTCCCCTCTATGAGCACCTCTTCGAGGTTGCATTACCAAAGACTGCCTACCTCTTTGTTGGCAAGAAGACTGAGGAGCTGCTAAAGAAAGCCAAGGGAACCCAGGATGAAGACTGTATGTCCTCGACTTCTCCTGTGGAAGTGCTGGACAGGCTGATTCAGCAAGGAGCAGATGCACACACTAAGGAGCTGAACAA gttGTCTCTGCCAAGCAAATCTGCTGACTGGACTCACTTTGGAG GTTCTCCCCCCTCAGATGAGATTCACACCCTGAGGAACCAACTGCTTCTGCTGCACAACCAGCTGCTGTACGAGCGCTTCAAGAGGCAGCAGCACGCGCTGCGCAACCGCCGCCTCCTGCGCAAAGTCATCAAAGCCACGGCTCTGGAGGAGCACAACGCTGCCATG AAAGATCAGctgaaactgcaggaaaaggagatcCAGGCCTTGAAACTGAGTCTGCAGAAAGAACAAGCAAGGTACCACCAGTTTCAGGAGGAACATGATAATATTGTGGCTCAGCTTCACAGCCAGATCCGACAGCTGCAGCACGACCGGGAGGAATTCTACAACCAGAGCCAGGAATTGCAG ACCAAGCTGGAAGACTGCAGGAACATGATAGCAGATCTGAGGTTAGAGTTAAAGAAGGCAAACAACAAGGTGTGTCACACTGAATTGCTGCTTAGCCAAGTTTCTCAAAAG ctttcCAACAGTGAATCGGTGCAACAGCAGATGGAGTTCTTGAACAGGCAGCTGCTGGTCCTGGGGGAGGTCAATGAGCTgtacctggagcagctgcagcacaagcaCACAGACACTACAAAG GAGGTTGAAATGTTGCACGCTGCTTTTCGGAAAGAACTGGAGAAAGCAAAGTCGTGTGTTCAGCAGCAAAGCCAAAGGCTGGATGCTTCCCAGAAAAGGATAGCTGAACTGGAATCTCAGCTTGCAAAAAAGGACCACCTCTTCCTGGAGCAAAAGAAATACCTGGAAGATGTTAAAATCCAAGCAAG GGGTCAGCTGCAGGCAGTAGAAAGCAGGTACAAGGCCCAGAAAAGAATCACCCAGGCATTTGAGCTGGAGATCTTGGATCTGTTTGGGCGGCTGGAGAAGAGCAGCCTACTGAAAAAACTTGAAGATGATAAAACAGaagcagctgaagcagcagaagaaag CAGGCTGGATTGTGGTAATGAAGATACAGCAGGACACAGTGAAGAAACAATGGGTAGAAATGGAGAGACCAAACCTCCCAGCACCCGAGGCAGCAGTAGCAGTAaggggggcagcagcagcagcgagctCTCCAccccagaaaaaccccagaacCAGAGGCTGAGCAGTCGCTGGGACACATCCGTGTTGCTGGAGCCCTCAACCGCTGTCCCACTGACTGTAGGCTCACTCCCCAGCTCCAAGAGCTTCCTTGGAATGAAGGCACGAGAATTATTTCGCAACAAGAGTGAGAGCCAGTGTGATGAGGAGGGGGTCACCATCAACAGGCTGTCTGATGCCCTAAAGACTGAACTATATAAAGATCCAAGCATGGAGTCAAAGGCCCCTCCAAGCCCCGATAACCTCTCGCCTAAGCTCCAGGAAAGCAGTGTTGGACAGCTTCATATCATGGACTACAATGAAACTCATCATGACCACAGTTAA